One window of Lytechinus variegatus isolate NC3 chromosome 2, Lvar_3.0, whole genome shotgun sequence genomic DNA carries:
- the LOC121407992 gene encoding ubiquinone biosynthesis protein COQ9, mitochondrial-like: MASLQGLRFVRNVFGLNCRWVSSSMRYRQGDNDARSSSDSSSSSESDQTTQEEPSVKDIQKLVLNTALEFVPIHGWTVKSLAEAAKHEGYPGVAHGMFPRGGGDLMHHFVRECNAQLAEQLASEASKDVEEGERKKTGAFIRDALQTRLRMIIPYHAQWPDAMVLTARPENIAEHFSNLANLMDTVWFHAGDKSADFNWYTKRLSLAAVYKSTELCFIQDQSPDFEETWTFLDNRLTDFTRFAKFRGEMETAGSAMNEFMSAAITSARNISGLNSRN, translated from the exons atggcaAGCTTGCAGGGGCTCAGATTTGTTCGCAACGTATTTG GACTGAATTGTAGATGGGTTTCCTCCTCGATGAGATACAGACAAGGAGACAATGATGCAAGGAGTAGCAGTGACTCCTCATCATCCTCCGAGAGTGATCAAACAACTCAAGAAGAGCCTAGTGTTAAAGACATCCAGAAGCTGGTTCTCAACACTGCCCTAGAGTTTGTACCCATCCACGGTTGGACTGTCAAGTCTCTTGCCGAGGCTGCCAAGCATGAAGGATACCCGGGAGTTGCCCATGGCATGTTTCCCAGGGGTGGGGGTGATCTCATGCACCATTTTGTGAGAGAGTGCAATGCACAGTTGGCAGAGCAGCTGGCTTCGGAAGCTAGTAAAGATGTGGAAGAAGGAGAAAG GAAGAAGACTGGTGCATTTATCCGAGATGCCTTGCAGACTCGTCTCAGAATGATCATCCCGTATCATGCGCAGTGGCCTGATGCTATGGTTCTTACAGCCAGACCTGAGAATATAGCTGAACACTTCAGTAATCTAGCAAACCTTATGGACACAGTCTGGTTTCATGCAGGGGATAAATCTGCAGAT tTCAACTGGTACACCAAGAGGCTGTCTCTGGCAGCAGTGTATAAGAGTACAGAACTGTGCTTTATTCAGGACCAGTCGCCAGATTTTGAGGAAACCTGGACATTCTTAGACAACAGGCTCACAGACTTTACTAGATTTGCCAAGTTCAGAGGAGAA ATGGAGACTGCTGGTAgtgcaatgaatgaatttatgtctgcAGCAATTACTTCT GCAAGGAACATTTCAGGGCTTAATTCAAGAAACTGA